A single window of Nicotiana sylvestris chromosome 5, ASM39365v2, whole genome shotgun sequence DNA harbors:
- the LOC104215677 gene encoding large ribosomal subunit protein eL33y-like: MVKGCQGERVRLYVRGTILGYKRSKSNQYPSTSLIQIEGVNNKKEVDWYLGKRMAYIYKAKTKKNNSHYRCIWGKVCRPHGNNGVVRAKFKSNLPPKSMGAKVTVFMQPCNI; the protein is encoded by the coding sequence ATGGTGAAAGGATGCCAAGGAGAGCGTGTAAGACTCTATGTTAGAGGCACCATTCTTGGTTACAAAAGGTCGAAGTCGAATCAGTATCCGAGCACGTCATTAATTCAGATCGAGGGAGTGAACAATAAAAAAGAAGTTGATTGGTATTTAGGAAAGCGTATGGCTTATATTTACAAGGCAAAAACTAAGAAGAACAATTCACATTATCGTTGTATTTGGGGTAAAGTTTGTAGGCCACATGGTAACAATGGTGTTGTTAGAGCTAAATTCAAGTCCAATCTGCCACCTAAATCCATGGGAGCTAAGGTTACAGTTTTCATGCAGCCATGCAACATATAA